From a region of the Nothobranchius furzeri strain GRZ-AD chromosome 12, NfurGRZ-RIMD1, whole genome shotgun sequence genome:
- the LOC107375955 gene encoding monocarboxylate transporter 9, whose product MSLSTKMLDGGWGWAIVAASFMAQLLSYGSPQSVGVLYPEWLHTYQESKGMTAWVGSLVAGVGLIASPVCSICVDNFGARPVTIFSGLMVAGGLMLSAFAPNVQFLIFSYGIVVGLGCGLVYAATLTITCQYFDKRRGLALGIVTTGTSVGAFIYATAQNELIVLFGLDGCLLITGAIALNLMACAGFMRPLHMPGYYLKQKAALERNAEDQFFMRPPLDDLKITTGSTTPETSLTCKELLITIDNKDLSIQTKNKTGPLAGLAIMKAIKKKQKAYSKYMNLIFEILQDQTMVAFCIAIFMFSLGAFPPFLFIEDVAQSEGLIEEVSIIPLVSIGAIATCIGKLALGILVDIKWINSIYLYTSTMFVGGAILLLIPLTTSYVGLQILTAILGLCSGNWSLTSYITTQIVGLHRLTQAHGILMFFGGFGIMLGPPVVGWFFDWTQSYDLAFYFSGTCVLLGAFILTFLSLPCWQEKKSENEKLDVQYTSDCEKVASVA is encoded by the exons ATGTCTTTGTCCACTAAAATGCTGGATGGAGGCTGGGGATGGGCGATTGTTGCAGCATCCTTTATGGCCCAGCTCCTGTCTTATGGATCACCGCAGTCCGTGGGTGTCCTGTACCCTGAGTGGCTGCACACCTACCAAGAGAGCAAAGGCATGACGGCCTGGGTGGGCTCTCTGGTGGCTGGAGTGGGACTAATAGCCA GTCCCGTCTGCAGCATCTGCGTGGACAACTTTGGAGCTCGTCCCGTGACCATCTTTAGCGGCTTAATGGTGGCAGGCGGCCTGATGCTCAGTGCCTTTGCTCCAAACGTCCAATTCCTTATCTTTTCATATGGGATTGTTGTTG GTCTTGGTTGTGGTCTTGTCTACGCAGCAACTTTGACTATCACCTGTCAGTATTTTGACAAGAGACGCGGCCTCGCCCTCGGCATTGTCACCACAG GCACCAGCGTTGGCGCCTTCATTTATGCCACCGCTCAGAATGAGCTGATTGTGCTGTTTGGACTCGATGGCTGCTTGCTCATCACTGGGGCTATCGCACTTAACCTCATGGCCTGTGCCGGTTTCATGAGGCCCCTTCACATGCCGGGGTACTACCTCAAACAGAAGGCTGCCCTGGAACGTAATGCAGAAGACCAGTTTTTTATGAGGCCACCTTTGGATGACCTCAAGATCACAACGGGCTCTACTACTCCAGAGACTTCTCTCACATGCAAGGAGTTGCTCATCACCATCGATAACAAGGACTTGTCCATTCAGACGAAGAACAAAACTGGTCCCCTGGCTGGGTTAGCCATCATGAAAGCAATCAAAAAGAAGCAGAAGGCCTACTCCAAGTACATGAATTTGATATTTGAGATCTTGCAAGACCAAACCATGGTGGCCTTCTGCAtcgccattttcatgttcagcctgggtGCGTTCCCACCGTTCCTCTTCATTGAGGATGTGGCGCAGAGTGAAGGACTCATTGAAGAAGTCAGCATCATTCCTCTTGTATCAATAGGTGCTATCGCCACTTGCATAGGCAAACTAGCGCTGGGTATCCTGGTGGACATCAAGTGGATCAACAGTATCTACCtgtacacctccaccatgtttgtaGGAGGTGCAATACTACTGCTAATACCTCTCACCACAAGTTATGTTGGACTTCAGATTCTAACTGCCATCCTTGGTCTCTGCTCTGGAAATTGGtccctcacctcttacatcaccaCTCAGATTGTTGGCTTGCATAGACTGACACAAGCCCATGGCATCCTTATGTTCTTTGGAGGATTTGGGATCATGCTTGGACCACCAGTTGTAG GATGGTTCTTCGACTGGACACAGTCCTATGACTTGGCATTTTACTTTAGTGGGACGTGTGTGCTGTTGGGAGCATTCATCCTTACTTTTCTCAGCCTTCCCTGCTGGCAGGAGAAGAAATCTGAGAATGAAAAACTAGACGTCCAGTACACCAGCGACTGTGAAAAAGTTGCCTCAGTAGCCTGA